One window of the Eucalyptus grandis isolate ANBG69807.140 chromosome 8, ASM1654582v1, whole genome shotgun sequence genome contains the following:
- the LOC104417941 gene encoding lipase-like PAD4 encodes MGTFLASTPLLKEAWRLCSAANAMGCGAFVVEQVGGVGYVAFSGVQEMPVLGWDPSCTVLAPLDAAGHGLFAALTRRYEGEEPVMVHSGVLHRFLHYHSRNDLQSQIGSLLDNTKSIVITGHSMGGSIAFLIALSLLSFLKSIFPPSVLCIGFGSPFLGNKSLSRAILRERWASGFYNVVAMHDILPRLSLDQSLVQTPHWKALIRFWYTSMMSPNSMNLADFQLTEEDKAWLFSFAAANMERLAQAGEGSGGRSPWPLGNYLFCLEEGMICLDNAVLVKKMMHLMLRTSSPSCVIEEHLKYGWYVEKLSLQSLGRRFIEGDLFESSYKASLSMALNSSGTSQQVLIAPMTKDCLKMARQKERHPNLNAAYLSIKLSKIAPYRVEIEWYKACCDNSDMQRGYYDSFKQRGASKRESHINKNRIMLKVFWDGVVSMMDRNELPLNFHKSSEWVIEESRLYKLIVEPLDIAEYYRSGMHLKKGHYISNGRERRYEIFNQWWTERVVIEKLGNRRTRYASLTQDTVFWAKVEEAKEWLDKIKSESDPNNLTFFRDRLNEFEAYAVKLFDRKEASVDVLAKNSSFSLWLKEWRALNLQIYPLIELALPD; translated from the exons ATGGGGACTTTCCTGGCTTCGACGCCGCTGCTGAAGGAGGCGTGGAGGCTGTGCAGCGCGGCGAATGCGATGGGGTGCGGTGCCTTCGTGGTGGAGCAAGTCGGGGGCGTGGGGTACGTGGCATTCTCGGGCGTCCAAGAGATGCCGGTGCTTGGTTGGGATCCGAGTTGCACCGTGCTGGCGCCGCTGGATGCAGCAGGCCACGGGCTGTTCGCGGCGCTGACACGCCGCTACGAAGGTGAAGAGCCCGTCATGGTCCACTCCGGAGTGCTTCACCGCTTCCTTCATTATCATTCGCGCAATGATCTTCAGAGCCAG ATTGGTAGCCTGTTGGATAATACCAAGTCAATAGTGATCACAGGCCACTCCATGGGAGGATCAATCGCATTTCTCATAGCTCTTTCgcttctctccttcctcaaaTCCATCTTCCCACCCTCAGTCCTGTGCATTGGTTTCGGCTCTCCTTTCCTTGGCAACAAGTCACTTTCCCGAGCCATTCTTCGCGAAAGATGGGCCAGCGGCTTCTACAATGTCGTGGCAATGCACGACATATTGCCGAGGTTATCTCTCGACCAATCACTTGTTCAGACTCCACATTGGAAGGCCCTCATAAGATTTTGGTACACATCTATGATGTCACCAAACTCTATGAATCTCGCTGACTTCCAATTAACTGAAGAAGACAAGGCCTGGCTATTTTCCTTCGCTGCAGCCAACATGGAGCGCTTAGCGCAGGCAGGGGAAGGCTCAGGAGGGAGGTCGCCTTGGCCCTTAGGGAATTACTTGTTTTGTTTGGAGGAGGGCATGATTTGTTTGGACAACGCTGTATTGGTCAAGAAGATGATGCATTTGATGCTAAGGACAAGCTCTCCAAGTTGTGTTATTGAGGAGCACCTTAAGTATGGGTGGTATGTAGAGAAACTTTCTCTTCAGTCTTTAGGGAGAAGGTTCATAGAAGGAGATCTCTTTGAATCAAGCTATAAAGCAAGTCTTTCGATGGCTTTGAACTCCTCGGGGACATCTCAACAG GTATTGATTGCACCGATGACAAAAGATTGTTTGAAGATGGCAAGGCAAAAGGAGCGCCACCCAAACCTAAACGCCGCCTATTTATCCATTAAGCTATCCAAAATTGCTCCTTACAGGGTAGAGATAGAGTGGTATAAAGCTTGTTGCGATAACTCCGACATGCAAAGAGGATACTATGATTCTTTCAAGCAAAGGGGGGCCTCAAAGAGAGAATCACATATAAACAAGAACCGAATCATGCTTAAGGTCTTTTGGGATGGTGTTGTAAGCATGATGGACAGGAACGAGCTCCCACTCAACTTTCACAAAAGTTCAGAATGGGTAATTGAGGAGTCGCGGCTCTATAAGCTCATTGTGGAGCCATTGGACATCGCGGAGTATTATCGGTCGGGGATGCATCTAAAGAAAGGCCACTACATAAgtaatggaagagagaggagatatgaaattttcaatcaGTGGTGGACCGAGAGAGTTGTTATTGAGAAATTGGGCAATAGGAGGACCAGGTACGCAAGCTTGACTCAAGACACTGTCTTTTGGGCAAAGGTGGAGGAAGCAAAGGAGTGGCTAGACAAAATCAAAAGTGAAAGCGACCCAAATAACCTGACTTTTTTTCGGGATAGACTCAATGAGTTCGAAGCATATGCAGTGAAGTTGTTTGACCGAAAAGAGGCGTCTGTTGATGTTCTGGCTAAGAATTCAAGCTTTAGTTTGTGGTTAAAAGAATGGAGAGCATTGAATTTACAGATTTATCCCCTAATCGAATTGGCCTTACCTGACTGA